A DNA window from Trypanosoma brucei brucei TREU927 chromosome 11 chr11_scaffold01 genomic scaffold, whole genome shotgun sequence contains the following coding sequences:
- a CDS encoding ubiquitin-conjugating enzyme E2, putative translates to MSAIPYLQKQLHELTTCPPAGFRIESEDIYVWTVWFTGPQETPYAPGVYRAELRFPKDFPMEPPTFKMLSSIWHPNVYPDGRVCISILHPPGEDEMNKEETAMMRWTPIQTIRSVLLSVVSLFSDPDPKDAGAPANVEALVQYRKNREEFNEHCRRLANKSLSELPEDFVPIPQEEPPERPTNYAASIAMGYDDDYEVVVCDAQNKFPDELRQVREMALAPDKSDAELIDMLIKVKGDVATLMEALM, encoded by the coding sequence ATGTCTGCAATCCCTTACTTGCAAAAACAACTTCATGAGCTTACGACGTGCCCGCCAGCAGGGTTTCGTATAGAGTCGGAAGATATTTATGTGTGGACCGTTTGGTTTACTGGACCTCAGGAAACTCCTTACGCCCCTGGTGTTTACCGTGCTGAGCTGCGGTTCCCCAAAGACTTCCCGATGGAGCCCCCAACCTTTAAAATGTTGTCAAGCATTTGGCACCCGAATGTTTATCCCGATGGTCGTGTGTGCATTTCTATTCTTCATCCACCCGGAGAGGATGAGATGAACAAAGAGGAGACTGCCATGATGCGGTGGACGCCAATTCAGACTATACGGTCCGTActtctttctgttgtttcactttttaGCGACCCCGATCCCAAGGACGCCGGGGCCCCGGCCAATGTTGAAGCCTTAGTGCAATACCGCAAGAACCGTGAAGAGTTCAATGAGCACTGCCGTCGGCTAGCAAACAAGTCGCTGTCGGAGCTTCCGGAAGATTTTGTGCCCATTCCTCAAGAGGAACCACCCGAGCGACCTACAAACTACGCTGCCTCCATAGCAATGGGGTATGATGACGACTACGAGGTGGTGGTGTGCGATGCTCAAAATAAGTTTCCTGACGAATTGAGGCAAGTACGGGAAATGGCTCTTGCACCTGATAAGTCTGATGCTGAACTTATTGATATGCTCATTAAAGTGAAGGGTGACGTGGCAACTCTAATGGAGGCATTGATGTAG